In one window of Mauremys reevesii isolate NIE-2019 linkage group 22, ASM1616193v1, whole genome shotgun sequence DNA:
- the LOC120388486 gene encoding zinc finger protein interacting with ribonucleoprotein K-like, with translation MRRWRILTGERPYPCSEGGKRFSQSSSRIRHQRIHTGATPFACAECGKRVSQRSSLVTHRRIHTGEMPYTCAECGKSFRRSSGLNTHQRIHTGETPYTCAECGKSFRWSSNLITHQRIHTGETPYTCAECGKSVSQRSSLVTHRRIHTGETPYTCAECGKSFRRSSGPVTQGIHMG, from the coding sequence ATGAGACGTTGGCGCATCCTCACGGGCGAGAGACCCTACCCATGCTCTGAGGGTGGGAAACGCTTCAGCCAGAGCTCCTCCCGTATTAggcaccagagaatccacacaggagcgACCCCGTTCGCGTGCGCCGAGTGTGGGAAACGCGTTAGCCAGCGCTCATCCCTGGTCACCCACCGGAGAATCCACACCGGCGAGATGCCCTACAcctgcgctgagtgcgggaaaagcttccggCGGAGCTCAGGCCTGAACAcccaccagagaatccacaccggcgAGACGCCCTACACCTgcgccgagtgcgggaaaagcttccggTGGAGCTCAAACCTGATCacgcaccagagaatccacaccggcgAGACGCCCTACACCTgcgccgagtgcgggaaaagcgttAGCCAGCGCTCATCCCTGGTCACCCACCGGAGAATCCACACCGGCGAGACGCCCTACACCTgcgccgagtgcgggaaaagcttccggcggagctcaggccctgtcACTCAGGGAATACACATGGGTTAA
- the LOC120388687 gene encoding lysozyme C, milk isozyme-like encodes MGVLGLATLLACLSVGGRGKIFTRCELAETLQDGGMDGYEGYSLANWVCLAFYTSGFDTAAVGANADGSSDYGIFQINSGWWCQDAQSPSENLCHVRCQDLLNPDIKDDINCVKRVVQDPQGMEAWDDWKEHCEKQDLTEWVESCNL; translated from the exons ATGGGGGTCCTGGGGCTGGCGACCCTGCTGGCCTGTCTGAGCGTGGGGGGCCGGGGGAAGATCTTCACCCGCTGTGAGCTGGCGGAGACGCTGCAGGACGGCGGGATGGACGGATACGAGGGATACAGCCTGGCCAACT GGGTCTGCCTGGCGTTCTACACGAGCGGCTTCGACACGGCGGCCGTGGGGGCCAATGCGGACGGCAGCTCCGACTACGGGATCTTCCAGATCAACAGCGGCTGGTGGTGCCAGGACGCCCAGAGCCCGTCGGAGAACCTGTGCCACGTGCGCTGCCAGG ATTTGCTGAACCCCGACATCAAGGACGACATCAACTGTGTGAAGAGAGTGGTGCAGGATCCTCAGGGCATGGAGGCTTG GGACGACTGGAAGGAACATTGCGAGAAGCAGGACCTGACCGAGTGGGTTGAGAGTTGTAATCTGTGA
- the LOC120388879 gene encoding lysozyme C-like translates to MRALALLPVLACLSAGARGEVFSRCELARLLQRGGLDGFMGYRLDNWLCLAFYASRFDTGTVTENSDGSSDYGIFQINSRRWCSDQRSRTLDLCQTRCRDLLTADLADDISCVKKVVMDWQGMGVWMPWRDHCKGRDLSHWVASCNL, encoded by the exons ATGAGGGCTCTGGCGCTGCTTCCCGTCCTGGCCTGCCTGAGCGCCGGGGCCCGGGGCGAGGTGTTCAGTCGCTGTGAGCTGGCCCGGCTGCTGCAGAGAGGGGGGCTGGACGGGTTCATGGGGTACCGCCTGGACAACT ggCTCTGCCTGGCTTTCTACGCCAGCCGCTTCGACACGGGGACCGTGACGGAGAACTCGGACGGCAGCTCGGACTACGGCATCTTCCAGATCAACAGCCGCCGGTGGTGCAGCGACCAGCGCAGCCGCACGCTGGATCTGTGCCAGACGCGCTGCCGtg ATTTACTGACTGCCGACCTAGCGGACGACATCAGCTGTGTCAAGAAAGTCGTGATGgactggcaggggatgggggtctg GATGCCCTGGCGCGACCATTGCAAGGGCCGGGACCTGAGTCACTGGGTGGCTTCCTGCAATCTGTGA